The Spirochaetaceae bacterium genome contains the following window.
GATGATCGCCACGATGTAGTCCGGCGCGGGTGCGGTGAACCCGGCCGACATGAGCGAGGTCAGGTTGACGTCGTGCGGCTCATGGATGATGTCGGGTCCGGTTCCCGCGCGATGCGACAGCCGCAGCTTGGCGCCGTAGTCGGAGTGGCTGCCGCCTTGGTGCTCCATTCTCAGCGTCACCTGCGGGTGCGCCTCCATGTATTCCTGGGCGTTGCGTTCGAACCACTCCACGCCGCCGGGCCCTCCGCGCAGCCAGGCGACGATCTCCGCCGGCCCCTCGGGCACGCTGCCCTCCCCGCGGCCGCCGGCCCACAACACCGGTGCGGCCAGAATCAACACCGCCACGAGAGCGGTACCTGTGCGAACATTACGGGACATGCCTGCCTCCTCTGAATGTGCTTGTAGCACCCACCTTATTGCACTCCCGCACCGTGTCAAGTGCGCATTTCGGTCAATCATTTACCAAGATGCCATACATTTCAGGCAATCATTTTCTGAAATGACCTTTTGGGATGCGCGCGGGAATGTTGATGTATAAATGTTATCATGCCAGAATGATGTCATGGTGCGGACGCAGATCCAGCTTCCGGATGCGCTGTACGAGGAAGTGAAGCGCGTAGCGCGCGAGCGGGAGATGTCGCTGGCGGAAGTGGTGCGCCGCGGCGTCGAGTACATCACGCAGGTGTACCCGCCGCTGGCGGACGGAGAGCCGTGGTGTCCGCCGGAGCCAAGCGACCTCGGCCCGTTCAAGGCGCCGGAGGAGGATTGGCGGCTGATCGTGAACGACCCCGCCCCGGACGGTTGACGGCGTGCTGGCCATCGACACCAACCTGCTGGTGTACGCGCAAAACACCCGCGCCCCGCAACACGACGCCGCGCGGGCGTTCGTCACCGGCTGCCGGGATCGCGAGATCGTCATCTGCGAACTGGTGCTGGTCGAACTGTACCTGGTCTTGCGCAGTGCGGCGATCGTCTCCCGTCCGCTTGGCGCGGCGGAGGCGGCCGCCGTGTGTACCCGCTACCGCAACAACGCGCGTTGGCGCCTGGTCGAGTGCGCCCCGGTGATGGGTGACGTATGGCGGCGCGCGGGCGGCGCCGGGTTCGCACGGCGCGAGATCATCGATACCCGGTTGGCGCTGACGTTGCGCCACCACGGTGTCACCGAGTTCGCCACGGCGAATACGCGGCACTTCGAAGAGTTCGGATTCTCGCGCGTGTGGAACCCGGTGGCGGCGGCAGGTGCGGAGCCGAACGCGTGAAGCTGGTTGCCGACATTCACCTGCATTCGCACTACTCGCGCGCCACCAGCCGGAACCTGACGCTGGAGCACCTGTGGAAGTGGGCGCAGATCAAGGGCGTGCAGGTGGTGGCTACCGGCGACATCGCCCATCCGGGCTGGCTCGCCGAGCTGCGCGACAAGCTCGAACCGGCCGAGGCGGGGCTGTTCCGCCTCAAGCCGGAGCACACCGCGGCGCTGGCCGAACAGGTGCCGGCCGCCTGCCGCGGCACCGTGCGCTTCCTGGTCGGCGGCGAGATCAGCAACATCTACAAGAAGTACGACCGCACCCGCAAGGTGCACAACATCGTGTTCGCGCCCTCGTTCGACGCCACCGCCCGCCTGCAGGAGGAGCTGGAGAAGATCGGCAACATCCGCTCCGACGGGCGCCCGATCCTTGGCCTGGACAGCCGCGACCTGCTGGAGATCGTGCTGGCCGTGGACGACCGCTGCCACCTGATCCCGGCGCACATCTGGACGCCGTGGTTCTCGATCCTGGGCTCCCGGTCGGGCTTCGACTCGGTGCAGGAGTGCTATGCCGACCTCACCCCGCACATCTTCGCGGTGGAGACCGGGTTGTCGTCGGACCCGCCGATGAACTGGCGCGTCTCCTGGCTGGATGACTACACGCTGATCTCCAGCTCGGACGCGCATTCGCCGCCGAAGCTGGCGCGCGAAGCGACCTGCTTCGACACCGAGTTGAGTTACGACGCCCTGTTCGACGCGCTGCGCGGCGGCGACCGGCACGGCTACCGCGGCACCATCGAGTTCTTCCCGGAAGAGGGCAAGTACCACATGGACGGCCATCGCAAGTGCGGGGTGTGCTGGGAGCCGGCGACCACGCGCGCCCACGGCGGTCGCTGTTCCGCCTGCGGCAAACCGGTGACGGTGGGCGTGTACCACCGCATGGAGGAGCTGGCCGACCGCCCGCGTGGTGCGCGCCCCGCCTGCGCCGGCCCGTTCGCCAGCCTCATTCCCCTGCCGGAAGCGCTGTCCGAGATGCTCGGCGCCGGCCCCAATTCCAAGCGCGTGCAGCGCGAGTACCACCGCCTGGTGGAACGCCTCGGGCCGGAGCTGGCCATCCTGCGGGAGGTGCCGCTGGAGGAGATCGATGCCACCGGCGGCGCGGTGCTGGCCGAGGGCATTCGCCGCATGCGCGCCGGCGAGGTGCGTGCGCAGGGCGGCTACGACGGCGAGTACGGGGTGATCCGCCTGTTCGACGGCGAGGCGGACCGCTCGTCGGTGGTGCAGCTCGGCATGTTCGACCAGCCGCCCGATGCCGGCTGCGATAGCGCCGTTCCGCAGCCGCCCGCTGACAAGCCGGCCGCGCTGCGCGGCCGGCGGCCCGAAGCGGCGGGGCCGCCCCCTGAACCGCCGCCGCCACAGGTACCGCTCCCCCTGCCAGGGCGGCATGCTGCGCGCGACCTGCCTTCGGCGCCGAAGTCCCCTGCCGCGGCCGACCCGCCGACTCCGGAGCCGTCTGCACACAGGCCCCCTGCCTCACGAGGATCGCCGCCGCCGAACCTGCCCGCAGCGCCCGCGCCTCCGGGCGCGGAGCGGCAATCCGCGAACAGCCCGTCGCCGAATCCGGCACCCACGCCGCGCCCTTCTGCCTGGTCCGAAAAAGCCGGCTGGAGGGCGATGCCCGGGCATCGGTTGTCATCGTCTTCCATGGCACGGAGTGACCGTACCGCCTCTCGGGACGAGCCTTCGGCGCTGAAGTCGCGCGCCATGCCCGCACCGCCGGCGGCAGAACACCGCCGAGGTCACGGCGCCGAGACCGAGGCGGAGCAGCAAGTGCTTACGACGGACCGGACGCGTCCCGCGGCACCCTCAGCTCCCGCGCCCGCGGACCCTCCCGCGGCGCGAACCGAGACCGGAGCCGCTCCGGCGTCAGGAGAAGGCCCGCAC
Protein-coding sequences here:
- a CDS encoding PIN domain-containing protein, which encodes MLAIDTNLLVYAQNTRAPQHDAARAFVTGCRDREIVICELVLVELYLVLRSAAIVSRPLGAAEAAAVCTRYRNNARWRLVECAPVMGDVWRRAGGAGFARREIIDTRLALTLRHHGVTEFATANTRHFEEFGFSRVWNPVAAAGAEPNA
- a CDS encoding ribbon-helix-helix domain-containing protein, giving the protein MVRTQIQLPDALYEEVKRVAREREMSLAEVVRRGVEYITQVYPPLADGEPWCPPEPSDLGPFKAPEEDWRLIVNDPAPDG